One genomic window of Cricetulus griseus strain 17A/GY chromosome 3, alternate assembly CriGri-PICRH-1.0, whole genome shotgun sequence includes the following:
- the LOC100756494 gene encoding protein CTLA-2-beta isoform X1 — MASAALSPDPSLDAEWEEWKMKFEKTYSPDEERYRRSVWEEEKKKVEKHNAEYEQGKTSFFMGLNEFSDMTFEEFRKMCCGNVVWTEEELDCDIHKYKDLRKDNVTPERDQEPSTSRCDQHDGGKAGQGVK, encoded by the exons ATGGCCTCAGCTGCTCTATCACCTGATCCCAGTTTGGATGCTGAATGGGAGGAATGGAAGATGAAATTTGAAAAAACATACAGCCCG GATGAAGAAAGATACAGAAGATCGGtgtgggaggaagagaagaaaaaggttGAAAAGCATAATGCAGAGTACGAGCAGGGCAAGACCAGCTTCTTCATGGGCCTGAATGAATTCAGCGACATG ACCTTCGAAGAATTCAGGAAAATGTGCTGTGGAAACGTGGTATGGACAGAAGAAGAACTGGATTGCGATATACACAAATATAAGGATTTGAGAAAAGACAATGTGACGCCTGAGAGGGATCAG GAGCCCTCTACCTCAAGATGTGACCAACATGATGGTGGCAAGGCTGGACAAGGGgtaaaatag
- the LOC100756494 gene encoding protein CTLA-2-beta isoform X2 has protein sequence MASAALSPDPSLDAEWEEWKMKFEKTYSPDEERYRRSVWEEEKKKVEKHNAEYEQGKTSFFMGLNEFSDMTFEEFRKMCCGNVVWTEEELDCDIHKYKDLRKDNVTPERDQPE, from the exons ATGGCCTCAGCTGCTCTATCACCTGATCCCAGTTTGGATGCTGAATGGGAGGAATGGAAGATGAAATTTGAAAAAACATACAGCCCG GATGAAGAAAGATACAGAAGATCGGtgtgggaggaagagaagaaaaaggttGAAAAGCATAATGCAGAGTACGAGCAGGGCAAGACCAGCTTCTTCATGGGCCTGAATGAATTCAGCGACATG ACCTTCGAAGAATTCAGGAAAATGTGCTGTGGAAACGTGGTATGGACAGAAGAAGAACTGGATTGCGATATACACAAATATAAGGATTTGAGAAAAGACAATGTGACGCCTGAGAGGGATCAG CCAGAGTAA